CACCTGTCAATATTTCATATCATGATGTACGATTACATCAAGGTTACATTTCTAAGAAGTTTTAAAGGCTAAAGTCCAATGACACCACTGCATAATAtagcaaaaatttaaaatttccatAATGATGCACAAGTAACTTATTAAACTGAAAATACTAGGCATGCAGGGTGCTGCAGAAAATAGGTTGAATTGTTAATGAAAAGAGCCAACATTGTGGAAAATAAGCTTAGTAGTCATTCTGGCCTGTGTGTTAATGAATTGCCTAGCTGCTAGGCAAGGATTGTCGTGCCACCAGCATACCTGTGCCGCTGTGGCCGCAGCACGGGGCATGCCAATATTGGCACACCTCCCATACCAGTGTATACCATGGGTACATTCGCATGCATTAGCACAGATTGTTTTACtaaatttggttaaaaaaaagtttttagagTGTTTTAAAATCTCCAATGGCTATTAAAATGTTTTATGTATTATATCCCACACAACTTAATAAGAATAGAGTCATAAACATCTTAATAACTAAAAAAcgtttattttatatacattataaaagtatatgcatgaaaccaaaaaccaaaatcataagaagataaaaatttataggaaaaCACTACCATGGGAAAATTCATTAGATCTAAAATGATAAAACAAAGTGGAGGAAATCTTCTTGTTTATATCTTTTCACTAAAAGTTGGTCTTATTCTGCAATGGAACTTGCAAATTGCTTCCAATTTTAACAGATTTACAAGAACTATATATTTTGAGCTTAAAAAAGCTATTGTAAaactttttactttaaaaaaactgaaaaaaaaatccaaaaaaggcAAAAAGGGGCACTTCCGGTTCTATGCGTGCTTCAAACAATTTTGTCTTCTCCATCTTATTACCATATCTCTAGAGTCAATAATTTTTATCGATACAGTGCCCGACCCGATCTGGTTGATCGGTGTAAATCGATTGAGTACATTGTTGGTTTTTTAAATCAGATTAGAGAAGTTGATCTTATCTTTTAGttagtatttattttcataattttattattcaattaatCTCTCAATAAGGTTTTTTAAGTTGGTTATTTAGGATATGATTAAATCCGAAATTGGTTATGTAGAGGTAAGGCATAAGAAAGTATAACTAAGGcataaagttttttgtataatGATGAATATGAATTTGTGAATCTATAATAAAGACAAATGCTTTGACAATGATGTCTTTTTTCTTCGTTCGCGAATGTGTCACCCTAGAGTAAGTCTAGTCCCGAAGCGAGTTCGGTTCAGAAGTAAGTTCTGATTACttttattacattttttattttttattcttttttatgtttctgaattttctttcttagtttctataatttctttttctaattccgaaaataaaaaaaatatccaaaaaatattgtaaaaattttcagaaattcaaaaagctttcaaaaaagttataaattatattttggagcCCTCTAAAACGTAGGACCCTATATTACGTTCTCTATTAGATTTGATATCAAAGTGTAGGCTATTTACTAGTTCCATTTCGTCAAAAGTTTTGGGCTTGTGAAAGAAAATGAGGtgagaattaaaaataatgagaaaaagtacaataaaaaaaggGAAGCAAAAAAGCTGAAAGAAAAGTGTGGAGAAAAAGTTAATGGACTAGGAAAAAAATCATCATGGACGCAAAGAATGATTTAAAAAAGTTCTCCTGAAGTAtgatagaagaaaagaaattcatATAGAGTCATTAAaagaaggctaaattacagaaaacccacTTATAAGTatgcttttttactttccctccctaactttcaaaaacctacattttatctcctcaacatttcaagttgttgaATTTAGCCCCCCTTCATCAGTGTCCCATCACTATTCTgtcaattttattataatttatacctaAAATGCCCTTCAAAATTATAGaagtacattaaaaaatatttttccactTGTGGAAGAAGTACGAGCAATTTGTTCATTTTGCTCTCTCCATTAATGTTGTACCCATGAAaacatttctgaaattttaaggggggcaaaatgtaagtttttgaaagtcatgaaggaaaagtgaaaaagcaggtaTTTACAGAGGGTTTTTTGTACTTTAGCCTTAAAAGTAAATATGTGAGATGACAAAAGTCGAGTTTGATGAATAGTTTTACGATCAGAAGTCCTACTTTGAGAGAAAAGGAAAcgatatttggatgaaaatattaGATGACTTGAGATGATGGTATAGACAGGCattttaacataatattttgaaagaagaaaaaacggAGGTTAAAAGATATTGAAGATTATGCTAAAATTGTTGAGACGATTTTTAATGGATGGATAAGATGAGAAATGAGTATTGATGGATCCAACTAAAAGTTCAACTCGAGACCCTAGTTGCTCAACAGAGTACGCCGCCTATAGCACAGTTGGGAGTCAATAATTCTAATCCAGTTCCGCCCGCACCACCCGATGGCAAAGAAGTTTTGGATGTGATTGAGTTAGAATTGGAGCATTCGTAGTTAAATCATGAAGCCAAGGTAGATGAGTGTGTTGGGTAAGATTATAGATCGAGTTACCTTCATTACCCCAGAATTGGAGCCTCATCGACTTACTGGTCATTCTTACATCAACACCAAGCCGCATACTCTAATGATACAGGTTGTTCGACATGTTGGCATCGAGCTGCATCACTTTATTCATCCTCATACAATAAAACTTTATGCcttatttatacttatccttagcTTTACCTATACATAACTAATTTTGGATTTAACCTTATCCTAAATAACGAACTAAATAAACCTTATTTAGAGATTAAGTGAATaatgaaaatctgaaaataaacAGTAACTAAAAGATAAGATAAACTActctaatttgatttttaaaaaaaacaatgaacTCAATCGATTAAAACTGATCAACTAGttttttctgattttcttttaattgccataatttctataatttatttttttaattctgaaaataaaaaaaaaatatttcaaaaaattttagaaattcaaaaaagCTTTCAAAAGAAATTGTAGATTGTATTTTGAAATCCTCGAAAACATAGGACACTATATTCCATCCTACATTAGTGTTGACATGACCCCACGCCAAGTGTTGGCACAGCTAGGCACCGTACTGCACAGGGCGGCAGGAGCAATCCTTGCTGTTAGGTACTTTCAGAAAACAAGAACACTAGTACTCTAGGATTTTCCTTCAGTGAACAAAATTTCAGACACTACATAGCAAAAACAATAAATCAAATTGCCACAAGGTAAGAAAGAAATCTACCAACTACAGGCAATCTCTTCAATATTAACCCAAAGAGCAAATACCTAGATGTAAGAAGGTAATTAATACAGCTCTCGCATTCAAGTTTTGAATCAACAATATCTTCAAATACACTCATCTTAAAGACAAACAACTTTATTCTAACAACTACATTCTTTCATCTCATCTCATTGTACTTGCTAAATTATGTAACGAGGTAATTTTAATTCCTGATTTAGGTTGTCTCCATATGCAACCAGCAATAATATAAGTTACTCAGTACAAAAGTACCACTATAATAGGTTTTTCCCAGTGTCAAAATCAGATGTTATCTGCTTTATGGTCTTGTTATGTACCACTCAAACATCTGATTTACACACGGACTATGAGATACTTCAAAGATATGTACCACGGACATTTATGAAATCTATTGGATTATTGTCAGGTTTTATGAACTATTCTCTTGTGATATATATCGCATGCTCTCCTCCCTACAAATTCCTTCCTCCCTGATCTTGTAACAAGGAAATCAGTTGTTATGAGAGGATGGTTTTAAAATCTGGCTGAATGGCATATATGTGAATTTGCTAAGAATTCAACACGAATACAATATTCTGACGAATATGGAAACAATATGCAAGTTCAAACATATGATTAGTATATATGAGGTAAAAGAATAGTAGCTTTTATTCGTACTAGGTGTTGCATCTGTTGCAACTTGAACCTAATGCTATAGGATTTACTTTGAAGCATAGACCACCAGGGATGAACTTCGTGTGTACAATATTTAAGATGATTATCATGTCATATGATGAATCCATTCTAGTAAGAATTTCGATGTCCAAGAAAATTACATTCGAAATCTTGGAATGATAGGAATATTGGGTTTCAATTCCAATGAGTCGGACACAacctatctaaaaatttaacttgATTTTGGCTCTTTGGCTTAAAATATGTTACTCCTAAATTAATCATGAATCTTTATCTTCTGTTACATTTCCATGCTTAGAGAACTTTATGGGAGGTTGCCTCCTAGGTTCAAAGACAGTAGCTCAGTGTATCCACCGACTTTATAACTTTCACTATAGGTCTCTTtactttctgtttttttttcatctcaCTTTGACCGGGAATTTAGCATCAAATTGTAGTGTTGACGTTGTCCTGACGGCaaccagtaaaaaaaaatcaatacttTGGAAACTTCACAGATTTAAGTTTTACTCTAGTGAACCGCATAATGTTAGGTAAAGGCataaatgatgatgatgatactcATAAATTGTGCATCTAACTTAACATTCTCTTGAAATCAAAGGACAGCTAATATGCAGGCAATCTGTGATTCACATTGCAAGATGAAGCTTTGAAGGTCCTGAAATGAAATTGATGAGTCTGTAGCTCCTAAACAAAGTCGTCTTCAAATTTCGCCCTTGAAATCTTAAGAAAACACGCAAGAACCATTAGCTTCTTTTAAATTTCCACTAGATAAGACGGTCAGAACACATTTCCGCCACACAAAAAACATACTCGCAGTAAGAAAGACTACTATTCAGCGAAAGGGTGAATAGAAAATATCTAGAATGTTCACCAACCTTGGATTCGGGTTGCCTCTTACTACCTTTTGGCCATATTTCCGCCAGCGGTACCCATCATCCAGGATGTCAACTTCGCTTATAGTTTGTACAACCACACGTGGTTCACGGTTAGGTCTATTGATTGCAGTAGCATCAAAATTAGGAGCATCCAATTTCCTGTTTACAAATGTTAGAAAGCAGACTAATAGCATTTTAGATCAAATTCCCTCTCCCTTAGAATTCCTATACTCAATTATATAAACTAACCTGCGTTTTGCCTCTAGGTCACCATCAGCAGCAATTTCATCACCAGTGTTGGATCGACCACCTCCACCATCAACATCATCCTCACTAGCTGAGCCAGAAGAAAGCTCAGTCGTACCAATTGGATTGACTTTATGAGGATGCAGATAGAAAATCTTAGTTATGTGAGATCAATTTAATGTACCAAAGGAAAGACTATTTTGTGTCATAAAGAATGCGCATGATGCTTCCTTACCTTCAGCACTTAATAAACAATCAGGTTTGTCCACTCCCTGGCTGGACAGAAGTGCACCAACTGCTGATCGACGGTTAGGTTGAGGTTTAGGATGATCATGCTCGCTTATGTAGATAGTTTCAGTTATTTGTCCGTCATTGGAGCGTTCTATATGCTTCTTTGCTGGGCAGTTAGGATGTGTACATTTGTAGTAACTACGTGGATTTTCACATCCTTTAACATGTTTCTGCCCATACTTGCGCCAGTTATATCCATCTTCTGCGGATTTCTCAACTACAGAGGAAGGATTAGGTCCACCAGGATCAGACCGTAATTCTGTGATATTTTCCTCTGAACATTCAACAGGTTGAGTTGGAGAAGTTCGAGAAATTATTGAGAGAGTTGATTCCTGTGTAGTGAAAGCTTCATTGTGAGCTGTCACTGCATGATTATAAGGATTATTGGCTTGAATTTGTGTTTGCACAAAAGGCTCGTGTTCTTGGAGATTAGCATTAGCAGAACCCTACATGAAAAACAAGAGTATTAGGCTGGTGAGAATAGTAGATCATATTCATCGATTATGCATGAATTGTCGAAATTGATCAATCGTCAGGTAAATGGgaagcagaaaatatatcatttcTTGAGCACTTTATGTTCAAAGCAATTAGAAAACCTGACTCATCAATCAACAACATACAAGCATGCATAAtgtttccttctctttctttctttctttctttctttttttttttgggttaggGAGCATGCCTGATGTTAAACACAGTAAAACTAAACTAGTATATTACTCTTTTGACAATACTAAGTGGGTCGACCAACTGGTTGCAGAGGATCCAAACAGGTCGATCGCATGTGTAGAAATCTATCCAAAGCAGTTTTATCCAAAATGAGACTTCAAAAAGAtatttaactttcaaatatgGCGCATCAAAATCTAAACATCCCACAGGGTAAAGTAAGATGAAGTTGCTGTCATATTAGGAATCTCGAAACTAATAGTATGACAAGAATGTTCCAAAGTAGTGAGAACTAACAATATCCAAGAGGGCAGCTACCAGACAGTAGGACGGATTATCTCAAATAATCAGATACGGCAGTGTATTATCAAAATGCAACTATGGGAAAAGTGATATTACCGAAGCTCGCAATGTAGGTACTGATGTATGCAAATATGATCTGGCATGGGGCTTGAACTCAAAATCTCCAGAGCTCCCATTATTGTATGCACTATTTATAGAAGTCTCCCTTGAAGAAGATAATGCATCTGCTTGAACAGTTCTATTCATGATATAAGGCATAGTCAAAGTACCAGTGGTTGGGGAAGGCTCAACCTGTACAAAGAACAGAACAGATAAACCGAAAATTAATTCAAACTGTGCAGATAAATAAAGGGGAAGTTTTCACAACTTCTGTTTCGGCAGACCATCACTAATCTTACAAGATATCTACTAGACAAATGAAAGGAGTAGATATGACATGTAATCAGAATTATTGTAAAACTACCTTACAGGAAAAGAGAAATAGCAATCATTAAACCTAACCATCAATTCACTGACAGAGAGAATGCCAAAATCCCTCCCTCTACACACTAGTAAGTAGAACCGACCAAACTGGTTAGAGGATAAGGCTtcctccacacacacacaaaagatGTCCAGGAAAGGCACGTGAGAGTATAATGATCATGCCTTCTCCCAGTATTTGGAAGCTTTTCACACAGAGACAACACAAAATTGTGAACACAAATAAAGAGAAATTTATCAACATGCTACAGCCACCTAAAAATTTTTACCTAGAGGGACTAGGACAGCAATAAATATACACAGCTCTAAACTCACTATCTTCTGGATGGCATTTCTTACATTTATAATGATCTGGACCATCTGGTATAGCAGGACCAGACAAAGTAAATGACACCAAACATACAAGTGTCATAGATTGGCCTATAACAAGAAACTATAGAAGTTTTTCCCTCCAAATTCCAAAGATCATTCTAGAATGAACATCAGTTCTAGAATCAATTAACAAAACAACCATTAGAGAAACACTCCTGAGTCCTCACTAAACAACTCTCCATAATACTGAATCTCTCGTTCTGAATGCTTCTTGgctcacctttttttttgaaaaaaaaaaaaaaaccctctggGCTCATTTAAGTGATGCTCATGAATTAAATGGCCCATCAAGTTATTCtttaagtcaaaaaaaataaaataaaatttctaacaaAAGGCAAAGTCCCAAAAGAGACATGCCCATAATGCAAGATGTTGTTTTCTTTCTATCTTCAAAAGCGCAAATACTACAGAATGATTCTACTAGTACATGATGTGGCAGCTGATAAATGAAAGCGAATAACTATCAAAGTGAGCTCATAAAGTAGAAAAATGCCAAGCACCTACGAAAAGATTAATTCTCGAAGATGGTGTTATACAGAGCTGCGTCAAGTACGCAGAAATCAGATTTATTGGATCTGGTCAACTGTAGTTAATGATTAATGACCAGGTTTGATGAAAAAACCAACCCATTTTGGAATCAAACTGTTGCTATAATAGTGAAAAAGTTTTAAGTTTGTCCAAGACAAAGATATATTCCAGATCCCCCTCGTTCAACCAAGTGGATGTTTTGTTTTAACTTGATGTCGCCAGGGCATCGGAATCCATTTGTGGCCACATCTGGTGCAGCTCATCAACTTCTTCTCATTCTCCCCCTTCACTTTAAAGTCTATACAAAAAGTCCGAGCTAAAAGATTAATGTAGAGAACTTTGTAACAACCTTACTTGACAAAGAATCAGAATATATGACAGTAAAAGTTGTTAAAGAACTTCTTATCAAAGAAATGGCAATGCATACACAGTTCAAATAGGAATTATAAAATGAATGTGCAGTGCAGAGCGCATAAAATGTCACATCTTAGAGATAATCATTGAGCTTTCGAtggtaaaaaaacaaaataaatatatacatatattgttTTTGACGAGACAAGCAAAATGAAACGACAGATACGGAAGAATAGACAAAGACAAaagcaaacaaataaaaaagaaaagctgcATAGCGTCACATCTCACCACATAAAGAACGAAACTATCAAATTCAAAGAGAAGTAAAAGAAGAGTAAAATTATATAGGTACGATCAACTACAGGCTCAAGGTTTTCTATTTTTAACACTCCACCAACTTTTGATTAGTTTGATTTAACTTactttttctaaaagaaaattaattacttgaaaaaacacaaattaaattattagaagggtaagaaaaaattaagtattaaaGACAAAACATAGTTAGAGGGATTAGTATAAAATGACCAATAGTTTTGGAATCTTCACACAGTTCAGATGAAGTAATAAGCTAAGAAATGCTGAAAAATCCGGGGAGGGGAATAGCTAGATAGATCAAAACAAGCACAAATAGTTAAGTAGAGCAAATCAAGCACAAAtcaagagaaaattaaatgacaAATAAAGCGGGGTACGAGAAGAACATAAATGGGGGTTAGGGATCGAGAGAGTGCCTTGGGGTCGGTGAGGAGGACGGGGGATTCGAGGAGCGCGGAGGGGCTGAGTCCTGGGGGGATGGTGAGGCACGGCGCGCGCGGGATCGGGAGCTGCGCCGGCGACATCGACCTGTACCTGGCTCCGGCGAGCGGCGGCCCCCTCCGCTCCggcgctccgccgccgctcccaGCTCCAAGTCCCCGAGATCTTGGCTCCGGCGCCGGAGGCCCCCCTCCTCCGGCGATATCTCCGGCGAGCGGTGGCGACCTCCCATCCCGCGCTCTGCCGCCGCCAACACCACTCCCGGCGCCGAGACCACCCGATCGGGGCTCCGGTAGCGGAGCTCGTCCTCCTCCGGCGAGATCTCCGGCGTCGGTGGACTCCTCCATTGGTGGGAGCGAGAGAGAGGTGGGGGAGTGAGAGGGAGTGGGGTGGAGGATGCAGTGGAGAGAGTGTGGAAAAGAGGGCGCGAAGGGGGagcggaggagagagagagagagagagagagagaggtggggctCGTCAGGGGTattttgggaaagaaaatgGTGTATGCGATTATGTTTTCCAGCGAGTAATAAATTTTtgcctgcacccggtgcatGGGTGTATATAAACCCGTACTCCTCAGTCACACTATTTCGCACCAGCAACAAGGCACCGACCATTACATGCATCACACTGTACTCTTCTTCAACAACTGCTGACGTGGTCGTAAAAAGTTTTTATTATAACACTTTTACccccataaataaataaataaatatattttatggtAACCGTTTTTACtgcattaaatatattttaatttaatattctcTTGGAGCCAAGTACAATATGGCAAAAAGTCTTTTATTAGGCTTAATTCTATTCTACTGTACTATactttatgtatttttttatttttggctaaattactgaaaatttttctgtaataacccgctttttcactttcccctcctgacatttaaaaacctacactttgcccccttgtaaaatgaaaaatgtgcacttcacccctaccgttaggattccgttaggggttctgttaaaaaatatttttttatactgaaaatacccctctgcctctTCTCTGATGCTTCGCTCCCTCCGGCTCACCGCTTCActgcctcgccgcctcgccgtcctccactgcttcgccctcACCCGCATCcctttcgtcctcctccgccacctcgccttcgccctcgttgtccctgcctacctctccatcaacgccCATCTTAGtatcctccctactgtcgccgaaatcgatgggcggcgacagtgtaggaggagaaggggagcaggtggagaagaaattggagagaaatggtggccgattgaggtggaaatagcggcggattgaaggggcggctgaggaagctcaggaagaagacaacaatggcgaggggcaaaatggtcattttacacaccgtgacctccctgtgaacatttttcattttacaagggggcaaagtatagatttttaaatgtcagggagggaaagtgaaaaagaggGTTATTACaagagggttttctgtaatttagcctttattttttatattgtactaattttttaaaattattattttattaaaaaaagcttatatttt
Above is a genomic segment from Ananas comosus cultivar F153 linkage group 15, ASM154086v1, whole genome shotgun sequence containing:
- the LOC109721423 gene encoding WRKY transcription factor SUSIBA2-like isoform X1, with the protein product MEESTDAGDLAGGGRAPLPEPRSGGLGAGSGVGGGRARDGRSPPLAGDIAGGGGPPAPEPRSRGLGAGSGGGAPERRGPPLAGARYRSMSPAQLPIPRAPCLTIPPGLSPSALLESPVLLTDPKVEPSPTTGTLTMPYIMNRTVQADALSSSRETSINSAYNNGSSGDFEFKPHARSYLHTSVPTLRASGSANANLQEHEPFVQTQIQANNPYNHAVTAHNEAFTTQESTLSIISRTSPTQPVECSEENITELRSDPGGPNPSSVVEKSAEDGYNWRKYGQKHVKGCENPRSYYKCTHPNCPAKKHIERSNDGQITETIYISEHDHPKPQPNRRSAVGALLSSQGVDKPDCLLSAEVNPIGTTELSSGSASEDDVDGGGGRSNTGDEIAADGDLEAKRRKLDAPNFDATAINRPNREPRVVVQTISEVDILDDGYRWRKYGQKVVRGNPNPRSYYKCTFNGCPVRKHVERASHDPRAVITTYEGKHNHDVPASRTNGHGVSASMTTTSVQNPTNNQFTQPEESDTISLDLGVGFSPNHNSPADEAQSLGIDQTPHHQMPSDSSIHASQVSALYRSGSIYGYIEDKNEGFTFKTAPVSHSSNLYSGNSVLDS
- the LOC109721423 gene encoding WRKY transcription factor SUSIBA2-like isoform X2, whose protein sequence is MEESTDAGDLAGGGRAPLPEPRSGGLGAGSGVGGGRARDGRSPPLAGDIAGGGGPPAPEPRSRGLGAGSGGGAPERRGPPLAGARYRSMSPAQLPIPRAPCLTIPPGLSPSALLESPVLLTDPKVEPSPTTGTLTMPYIMNRTVQADALSSSRETSINSAYNNGSSGDFEFKPHARSYLHTSVPTLRASGSANANLQEHEPFVQTQIQANNPYNHAVTAHNEAFTTQESTLSIISRTSPTQPVECSEENITELRSDPGGPNPSSVVEKSAEDGYNWRKYGQKHVKGCENPRSYYKCTHPNCPAKKHIERSNDGQITETIYISEHDHPKPQPNRRSAVGALLSSQGVDKPDCLLSAEASEDDVDGGGGRSNTGDEIAADGDLEAKRRKLDAPNFDATAINRPNREPRVVVQTISEVDILDDGYRWRKYGQKVVRGNPNPRSYYKCTFNGCPVRKHVERASHDPRAVITTYEGKHNHDVPASRTNGHGVSASMTTTSVQNPTNNQFTQPEESDTISLDLGVGFSPNHNSPADEAQSLGIDQTPHHQMPSDSSIHASQVSALYRSGSIYGYIEDKNEGFTFKTAPVSHSSNLYSGNSVLDS
- the LOC109721423 gene encoding WRKY transcription factor SUSIBA2-like isoform X3, producing MVQIIINVEPSPTTGTLTMPYIMNRTVQADALSSSRETSINSAYNNGSSGDFEFKPHARSYLHTSVPTLRASGSANANLQEHEPFVQTQIQANNPYNHAVTAHNEAFTTQESTLSIISRTSPTQPVECSEENITELRSDPGGPNPSSVVEKSAEDGYNWRKYGQKHVKGCENPRSYYKCTHPNCPAKKHIERSNDGQITETIYISEHDHPKPQPNRRSAVGALLSSQGVDKPDCLLSAEVNPIGTTELSSGSASEDDVDGGGGRSNTGDEIAADGDLEAKRRKLDAPNFDATAINRPNREPRVVVQTISEVDILDDGYRWRKYGQKVVRGNPNPRSYYKCTFNGCPVRKHVERASHDPRAVITTYEGKHNHDVPASRTNGHGVSASMTTTSVQNPTNNQFTQPEESDTISLDLGVGFSPNHNSPADEAQSLGIDQTPHHQMPSDSSIHASQVSALYRSGSIYGYIEDKNEGFTFKTAPVSHSSNLYSGNSVLDS